One Aerosakkonema funiforme FACHB-1375 genomic window, TTGACCGACGCTAGAACCACCACGCAACAGGTCAGCAATCAGGGTGCCTACAACTGGAATTGCTTCGGGAACACCGCTAACAATTTTCACCGCCCAGTAACCGATTTGATCCCAAGGCAGAGAGTAGCCGGTCACACCGAAAGAAACGGTGATCACTGCCAGGATGACACCAGTTACCCAAGTCAATTCGCGGGGCTTTTTGAAACCACCGGTTAAATATACTCGGAAGATGTGTAAAACCATCATCAGCACCATCATGCTGGCAGACCAGCGGTGAATGGAGCGAATCAGCCAGCCAAAGTTGACTTCCGTCATGATGTACTGCACCGAGGAAAAAGCTTCG contains:
- the petB gene encoding cytochrome b6, producing the protein MFTKQVTDSKVYNWFQERLEIQALAEDVSSKYVPPHVNIFYCLGGITLVCFIIQFATGFAMTFYYKPTVTEAFSSVQYIMTEVNFGWLIRSIHRWSASMMVLMMVLHIFRVYLTGGFKKPRELTWVTGVILAVITVSFGVTGYSLPWDQIGYWAVKIVSGVPEAIPVVGTLIADLLRGGSSVGQATLTRYYSAHTFVLPWLIAVFMLLHFLMIRKQGISGPL